GGCGGTCCTCGCGGAGTTCGGGGACGTCGACGTGCTGGTCAACTCCGGTGCGGCCGCCGCGCGCAAGCCGTTTCTCGACCTCGAAGACGCGGAGTGGGACCACGTCCTCGACGTGCTTCTCACGGGCGTCTTCCGCTCGTGTCAGGTGTTCGCGAGAGAGATGACCGAAGGCAGCATCATCAACATCTCGTCGATGTCCGCGGACCTCGCACGCGCCCGGTTGATGCCGTACTGTACGGCCAAATCCGGGATCAACGCGCTGACGCGGTGTGCGGCCCGAGAGCTCGCACCGGACGTGCGGGTGAACGCCATCGCACCGGGGTTCGTGATGACGCCGCTCACCGAAGAAGCGTACGGCGAGGGAACGGCACTCCGCGCCGGCATCGACGAGCGCGCGTTGACCGGCCGCGTCGCCCGCCGCGAAGAGATCGTCGGGTCCGCGGTGTATCTCGCCAGCGACGCGGCGAGTTACACCACGGGAGAAGTGTTGTTCGTCGACGGCGGGTTCACCAGAAACGCCCTCTGATCACCCGAGCGTCGACGGCGCCTCGATTCCGTACTCCGCTCCGATCGCCGTCAGTTTCTCGAAGACGCTCCCGTTGACCGGCACGCCGCGCTCGCGGTTGGCGATGAGCGCTTTCGATTCGATTTCGCCGGGTAACATCACCTCTTCGACCCCGTCCTCCGTTTCGACGGCTTTCAGCCCCTCGATGAACCGGCCGACGTGCTTGAGGAACGCGTCGAGTTCCCTGAAGCGAGCGACGTCAATCGCGAGGTAGAAGTGACCGAGATCCATCGACTGGTCGTACTCGTCGTACAGCGACCCCACGTCGGCGCTGATGTTCGCACCCGACAGCACGCCGCTCAGGAGGTCGACGATAACTCCGAGACAGTACCCCTTCGGTCCGCCCAGGGGTCTGAGCGCCGTAATCTGGTTCGGGTCGGTGGTCGGGTTCCCCTCGGCGTCGACGCCCCACTCCTCCGGCACCGATTCTCCTTTCTCGGCCGCGACGTGGTCGATCTTTCCCATCGCGACGACGCTCGTGGCCATGTCGAGGGTGATGGGGTACTCGAGCGGAGACGGAACGGAGACCGATATCGGGTTCGTTCCGAGGTACGGCTGTTTCCCCCCGAACGGAATCACTTGGGCGGGGACGTTCGTCATCGCGAAGCCGATACAGCCGTGTTCGGCCGCCATCTCGGTGTAGTAGGCCGCGGTCCCGAAGTGGTTGCTGTGTCTGACGACGCCGACCGCGACGCCCGTCTCCGCCGCCATCTCGATGAGCCGTCGCATCGTCTCCGTTCCCGCGCTCTGTCCCGGGCCGTGGTCCGCATCGACGACTAACGCGCTCGGACCGCGTTGATCGAGGGTGATCTCCGGATCCGGATTGTATCCGCCCGCCTCGAGGTGCTCGACGTACGGTTCGAGTCGGGCGACGCCGTGCGAGTCGACCCCGCGGAGGTCCGCACGGACGAGCGCCTTCGCGACGGTCTCACAGTGCGGCGCGGTGAGACCCGCTGCCCCGAGGAGGTTTTCGGCGAACTGTTCGAGTACTTCCGGTTCGAATCGAAGCGTGTCTGCTCGTGTCATTACATTCAGCTCTCCTAAGCAGTATCCTCATATTAAGTGTTGGTATCGTACGGGTCCACGACGAGTCGCTCGCGTCGTGCTGGTGGACGAAGAGACCCACTAGGACGGCTCTGCGTCCACATCCGGTCGGAGTCGGCGCGGCTCTCTGTGCTGAGAAGCGACATGACTGTCCGTACCCAATGATTAATAGATAGGTATATATGCACCAGGAGCAACCGTTATGAACGTGAGTCATGACACAAGATAGCACCTCAAACGGGAGCGGCGGAAACGTGCGTCGGCGACGATTCCTACAGGGAGCGGGCGCGTCGAGCGTCGCTCTAATCGCCGGCTGTGCGGGCAGCGGTGACGGCGGAGACACCGGTAACGGGAACACCGACGGCGGCGACACCGAAACTGACGGCGGCGGAAGCGGCGGGACGACCACCGGTTCGACCGGACCGAAGTACGAGGGTCTCACGATTCGGTACTGGAACCGGTTCCACAACAACTCGGGCAGGGCGTCCGAATCGATCAAGAACGCGATCAGCAGGTTCGAGGACGAAACCGGCGCGACGGTCGAAGTGAACTACTCGGCGGGCGATCCGGGGCAACGTTGGCTCACCCTCGCGCGGGAGGGAGAGCGCCCCCACATCATGGACCAGGTGTCCGGATTCGTCGGACCGTTCGTCGAACTGGGTATCGCCAAGCCGTTCCCGGAGTATCGAGACCTCTTCAGCGACGAACTCCTCGACCGCACGTCGTGGCTGATGGACCCCCTCGGCGAGCAGGCGTACGGTGGCTACGACGGCATCGCTCACGAGTTCAAGTTCAGCAGCGAGCCGCCGCGACTCTTCCTCGCCCGGAGAGACCACTTGGAAGCGGCGGGGCTCGACCCGGAAAGCGACTTCCCGCCCACCGACTTCGAGGACAGCGTTCGCATCGCCGAGGCGCTTCAAGCGGACGGGCCGGGGAAGTACGGCTGGCAGATATACGGCTCCTCGGGCGACGTCACAGACACCTGTACCGAAGACTGGCCGGTCGCACAGGCGGGACAGGAGGGGAAAATCCTGAATCAGGACTGGACGGACACGCAGATCGACGGCGAGCCGATCAAGACGACCTACGAGAACTTCGTCTCGCTTCACGTCGAGCACGAACTCTCTAGTCCGGGGACGGTCTCGATGTCCGACGAGGACGGGACCCAACTCCTCATCAGGGGCGAAGCGAGCATGACGCAGGTGCCCGCCGCGACCTACGCGGACCTGCTCGCCAACGCCGAAGACCAGGTCATGAACGGCGACTTCGTCTTCGGGCCGGCGTGGAAGGGTGAATCCGGGTCGCGAGGGATCACGGGCGGCGACGGCGTCGTCTTCATCAATCCGCCGGACGGCGCGGACGAAGCCCAGTGGGACCGAGCGCACGAAGCGGCCGCCGACCTGCTCGAGAACTACCTCTATCATTCGATGGAGTTCCAGCGAACGATGTTCAGCACCATCGGCGGCGCAAACATCCGCGACGACGTCACCCCCGAGGACATCAGGGCGGCCGTCGACGACCCGGCGGGCTACGACCAAACGCAGATCATCGAGGCGACGAACACCTGCATCACCGACCAGGAGGGCTACTACATCCAGGAGGCGGCTCCCTTCTTCGGACAGATCCAAGGAGAGATCATGCCGGGGTACATCCAGCAGGCGCTCCAGGGGCAGATCACCGCGAGCGAGGCGCTCGACCGAGCCGCACAGGAGGCGCGCGATCAGTTCTTCTGATCTGATCGCCGCGGCCCGCGCGGAATCAGCGATACACAACCCATGACACACCCAACCTCATGTCGACTGTAAGAGTGAAACTGGACGTCGCCAGAGAGCGTCTCGATCACACGCGAGCGGCCTTCAGTCGCGATTGGTTGACGTACAGTATGCTGGCGCCCGTCCTCCTCATCATGGGAGTGCTCGTCTGGGGTTCGCTGCTCGACGGCATCTGGATGAGCTTTCACTCGTTCGACTTCCTCGGTCGGCGGGAGTGGGTCGGCCTCGAGAACTATCAGTACATCCTCGGCTGGGACACGTTCTGGACCTCGGTCAGAGCGACGCTCATCTTCGGACTGGTCACGTTCTTCCAGTTGGCGATTGCGCTGGTCGCCGCCGTCGCGGTGAAACACGCTCGCTTCCGCGACTACATCAGCGCGCTGTTCGTCATCCCGTACACGATTCCGGGCTTGGTGTCCGGGACGCTCTGGGTGTTCATCCTGCACCCTGACCTCGGTCCGATCCTGCCGCTGCTCGTGGATCTCGGGATCCTCGACCAGACGATTTACTGGGGCACGCAAGGCAACACCGCGATGGCCGTAATCATGTTCGCGGCGACCTGGGCGTACTGGCCGCTCGTGTTCATCATCCTCACGGCGTCGCTGGACGGAATTCCCGAAGAGCAGTACGAGACCGCACGCGTCTACGGCGCGAGCAAGGTCCAGGCGTTCTTCCACATCACGCTCCCGCAACTGAAGGGTGCGATTCTCGTCGCCGTCAGCCTGCGAACTATCTACAACCTCACCAAAGTCAGCCAACCGCTCCAGATCACGGGCGGCGGACCCGGCTTCGATACGTCCGTGCTCGGGATTCTCGTCTACCGATTCACCGAGGGCTCACAGCGCTTCGGACTCGCGATGAGCGTCGGCGTGGTTCTGGTGCTCCTGACGATGCTCTTCGTCGTCCCCTACATTAGATCGTTCGAGCGCAACGCCGATACCGGAGGTATGACATGAGACTGAGCATCGACGCCATCAGCGGCTCGCGGTCGGGGCTGCAACTCGAAGACGTCGTCTTCAAGGCCGCGGTGTACGGCGTCATCCTCGCGCTGGTGCTGCTGATCGTGATACCGCTGTTGGTCGTCGTGTCGGTCGCGTTCACGCCGACCAGCGAACTGTTCTCGAATCCGTCCGCGTGGTTCCCGGAGAACCCCACGCTGGAGTGGTGGTCGATCGGATTCGCCGAACTGCAGGAGGGACTCCTCCACAGCCTCGTCATCTCCGTCGGAACCGCGCTCATCGCGCTGGTCATCACGATTCCGGGCGCGTACGTGTTCGGTCGCAAGGAGTTCGTCGGCAAGCAGTTCGTGTTCTACGCGATCATTCTCTCGCTGCTGTTCCCCTCTATCGTGCTCGTCGTTCCGATTACGGCGCGGTGGCTCCAGTGGGGTCTCTACGACTCCTATATCGGTCTCTGGATCGCGTTCCAGATCTTCATCACCCCCTTCGCGATATGGATTCTTCGCGATTACTTCAGCAAGCTCCCCGAGAACTTAGAGGAGGCGGCGCAGGTGTACGGCTGTACCGAGTTCGGTGCGTTCGTCCGAGTCATCCTCCCCATCGCGAAACCTGCGCTCATCGCCGTCGGGTTCCTCGCGTTCCTCAACGGCTGGAACGAGTTCCTGTTCGCCAACCTGCTCACCACGAGCAGCGGGGTCCAACCCGCGATCGTACAACTGTATGCGACCCTGCATTCCGGGCAGGGCGAGAGCATTCCGTGGTCGATGCTGATGGCGCAGGCGCTCATCATCGGGACGCCGCCCGCGATCCTCTACTTCGTCGCGCAGAAGGGACTCAGGGGGGCGTTCGGCCCGTGAACGCCACCTTGTTCGGCCGTCTCCCGAGGCATCACGAGGCGAGCGATTCCGAACGCACGGCCGATCGGAGCGAACGCCACGGACGAAACGCTTATTCGTGTGCTTCGAGACCGATTAGCATGGAGAGATACGTATGAACGAGGTCGTCAGCGACGAATCCGAGCGGAAGGTACGGGACGACACCGGTCGAGCCAGCGAGCCGGTTATCCGAATCACCGACCTCCGCAAGACGTTCGACAACGGTTCGATCGTCGCGTGCGAAGACGTGAACCTCTCGATCAATAACGAGGACTTCGTCGTGCTCCTCGGCCCCTCGGGCTGTGGGAAGACGACGACGCTGCGGTGTATCTCCGGGCTCGAACTCCCCGACAGCGGCGAAGTCATCATCGACGGGATCGACATGACCGGCGTCAAGCCGAAAGACCGGAACCTCGCGTTCGTCTTCCAGAGCGTCGCGCTGTTTCCCCACAAGAGCGTCCGGGGGAACCTCCAGTTCGGTCTCGACATGTCCACGAAGCTCTCGAAAGCCGAGAAGAAAGAGCGCGTCGAGGATATCGCGAAGATGCTGGGCATCGAGGACAAACTCGACCAGAAGCCGAGTTCGCTCTCGGGCGGCCAACAGCAGCGCGTGAGCCTTGGACGGGCGATGGTCATGGAGCCGGCGGCGTTCCTGCTCGACGAACCGTTCTCGGCGCTCGACGCGAAGCTCCGAAAGCGGATGCAGACGGAGATCAAAGAGCTCCAAGGGCGTCTCGAAACGCCGATGGTGTTCGTCACGCACGACCAGGAGGAGGCGATGGCGATCGGCGACAGGATCGTCATCATGGACGGCGGAATCATCCAACAGATCGGCTCCCCGTACGAGGTGTTCAACGAACCGGTGAACCAGTTCGTCGCGGAGTTCATCGGCTCTCCCTCGGTCAACGCCATCGAGAGTCGCCTCTCGCGGTCGCCCGACGGGTTCGTCCTCGAAAACGACCTGTTCTCGCTCCCGCTCGACGCCGAACTCCCCGCCGCTCTCACCGACGGCGAGCCGGTGACGTTCGCCATTCGACCGCAGTATATCCACGTCGCACAGCCCGGCGAAGAACTGTTCTCCGGAACCGTCAAACTCGTCGAGCCGCAGGGCGACCGGGATACGATCTATCTCGACGTGGAGGGGCGCGAGATTCGAGCGGTCGTGCCGCAGAACACGGTTACGCCGGAGCAAGAAGCGCTCTCCCTGACGATCGAACAGGACAAGTTCTGGATATTCGACGAGTCGGGAGGCCGACTTCACTGAGCGTCGATGCTCGGAGACGTCGGCGCGAGGTCTCTCGAACGAGCCGTTGGGCCGTTCTCTTCCGTCTTCTGAGAAAGGGGGCTTAGCACCTCGATGCAGCTACATACAGTAACCCTGTCCCGTAGGTGTACTTGTATTCGTGCCACGTATCGCCCGGTGGAATCAAGTAGGTGTGTTAGTGGCGTATATACAAGCGAATTGGGACGGAGAGGCAGTTCAGAGAGGAGTATAAACACACAATCAACTATCAAGAATCATCGCGAAAAATTCGGCTGTCGGGAGACGAACCGATGGGTAGGAGCCGGCGACGCCGCTCCTCACGGCTTCGATACCACGTCGGATTCCTCCTCAGACAGGATTCGCGGTCGACTGCGTTCGGGTGGGAGGGTACTCGCACAGGCTTTCTCGGCGCTCCGCGCAGAAGTTACGCAGTGTCGCCTGACGGGCGAACCTGGTCGTCGCCTGCTGACCGTCGCCGCAGCACTCGGTAGCCACCTCAGACGTAGCCGGCGTCGACTTTTATCGGACGCCCGGTCACGTACGACGCGTCGTCGCTGGCGAGGAACGCGACGCACGCGGCGACCTCTTCGGGTTCGCCCCATCGGTTGAACGCCGTCCGCATCGGGGCTTGCTCTCGCATCTCGTCGCTGAACCACGTCCGGGTCATCTGCGTGTCGATGAGTCCCGGACAGATCGCGTTGATCCGGATCCCGTACTCGCCGAGTTCCGGAGCGACCGACTCGGTGAAGTGAAGAACGGCCGCCTTCGTCATCCCGTACGTCGTGATGTTCGAGGGAAGCCATCCCGCCATCGAAGAGGTGTTGACGATGGACCCGCTCCCCTGTTGTTCCATGATGGGAAACACGGCGTGACAGCCGTTCCAGACGCCTTTGACGTTCACGTCGATCAGTTGGTCGACGTGATCCGGTTCCGTCTCGGTGAATCCCTGCATCTCTCCGATGCCCGCGTTGTTGAACAACACGTCGACGCTTCCCAGTTCGTCGTCGGCTTCCGCCAACGCGGCGTCGAACTCGTCTACGTCCCGCACGTCGAGTTCTCGGAAGTACGCGTTTCCGCTCGCGTCCTCGTTTTCCTCGTTGATCTGTCGAACCGTCTCCTCGCCGCCGTCGACGTCGACGTCGGTGACGTACACGTCCGTCCCTTCCTCGGCGAGTCGGTGCGACGACGCTCGACCGATACCCGATGCTCCTCCGGTTACGACCGCTGACTTGCCGTCCAATCCGCGCATACAGTGTTCGTGTCGTTAGACTGGGATAAAAACCTATGCTATAGAATATGATGGATCACGCTCAGGTCTGTCTGGGTGCTTTCGACATCTACTGCTCGTTACAGGTAGTAACCAATAATTTCTATAACTACCTTTTCGTTCATACAATAGATTTTTATTTACGTACCGTGATATCTATGTGGCTTGCTACCAAACACGAGCCGTGAAGCGGCCGGTTAGACACTTCACTACTAGTATTGTAACGGTTTGCGTCCCTATCTGTAGGTAAAAATTATATAGGATCCCGTCCGAACCGCGTGTGTACCAATGCAAGTAGCGAAGCTATACGGCACGGAAGACATCAGGGTGATCCGAGAGGACGAACCGAGGCTCGAACCCGGGACCGTTCGAGTGGATATCTCGTACACGGGCGTCTGTGGCTCGGACGTCCACGAGTACAAGATCGGACCGGTGCCGATTCGCGCGGAGGATTCGAACCACGAGATTCCCGAGTCCGAGTGGGACGAGTATCTCCCGAAACCGATGGGCCACGAGATAGCCGGGGTCGTCTCGGAAGTTGGCGAGGGGGTGGACGGCGTCTCCGTCGGAGACGAAGTGGCACTGAACGTCCTCCTCTCCTGCGGGGAGTGCCGATACTGCGAAGTCGGGAAACCGCAACTCTGTACGGCGTTCGACGGAACCGCCGTCGGAAGTCCGGGGTTCGCCGACAACATGGTCGTCCCCGCGGCGGCGACGGTTCCGGTTCCGGACGGCGTCTCGATTCGTCACGCCGCGCTTGCCGAACCGCTGAGCGTGTCGGTGCACGCTGTGAGACGCTCTCGAATGCGGGTCGGCGACACCGTCGCCGTCTTCGGAGCGGGACCCATCGGACTCGGTATCGTCGACGCGGCACAGAGCGCGGGCGCCGACCGGATACTCGTGAGCGAACCGCGCGACGCGCGCCGGGATATCGCGAGCGAACTCGGTGCGGACGTCGTCGTCGACCCCCGGGAGGAAGACCCGACGGCGCGGTTCAAGGCTGAGACGGAGGGCGGCGTCGACGTCGGATTCGAGGCGGCGGGTATCAGCGAGACGCTCACGCAGACGCTTCGCTCGACGAAGTACGACGGTACCGCGGTCGTCGTGAGCGTCTTCGAGGACGACGCGCAGTTCCACCCGAACGACATCATGCAGGCGGAGCGAACCGTCGTCGGATCGTTCGGCTACACCGACGAGTTCCCGATCACGCTCCGGATGATGGCTGACGGACGACTGAACCCGGAGGCGTTCGTCACCGGGACGGTCGAACTCGAGGACGTCGACAGCGCCTTCCGGCAACTCGTCGATCCCGACAGCGAACACGTCAAGATACTCGTGGAACCGTAACGGGGTCGACGCTCGCGGCGTGGGCGTTCGGAGCACGGACGGAGAACGGAGGCACAACGGGCCACACGAGCCCTCGTCCACCGCGCGGGAACCGCGCTCGGGAGAGGTGAGTCCGGATCAGAACACCGACTCGATGCCGGCTTTGATACGGTCGGCGCTCGGGAGCACCTCCTGCTCTAACACCGGACTCACCGGGATCGGAACGTCCTTCACGCCGATGGTCTTCGGCGGCGCGTCGAGGCTGAAGAAGTTGTTCTCGACGATTTCGTTGGCGATGTGCCCCTGCGTTCCGTAGCGTTCGACCGTCTCGTCGACGACGACGAGTCGTCCCGTCTTCTCGACGCTCTCGGCGATGGTGTCGGTGTCGAGCGGTGCGAACGTCCGCGGACTGACGAGTTCCACGCTCACGTCGAGGTCGGCCGCCGCCTCCCTGGCCCGGTGGAACATCAACTGCGTCGCCACGACGGTGACGTCGTCTCCCTCCTGTTCGACCGCCGCCTCACCGAGCGGTAGCGTGTACTCCTCTTCGGGAACTTCGCCCTTCGCCTCGGTGAGCATCTTGTGGGGGAGGAAGAACACGGGGTTGTCGTCGCGGATGGCGCTCTTGAACAGCCCTTTCGCGTCGTACGGCGTCGTCGCGGTGACGACGACCCACCCGGGGACGTTGCCGATCCACGAGTGGACCGATTGGGAGTGTTGCGCGCCGGCGCCGACGCCGGCCCCCGAGGGGGCGAATATCGTCAGCGGCGCTTTGAGGTCCCCGCCGCTCACGTACGGCTGTTTCGGGATTTGATTGAACATCTCGTCGCCGGCCGTGGCGGCGAAGTCGGCGAACTGCAGTTCTGCGACCGGTCGAATCCCGCCGACGGCGGCTCCGAGCGCCATCCCGGCGATTCCGATCTCCGACAGCGGGGTGTTCCTGACGCGGTCCCGCCCGTGGGTCTCCCACAGACCGGCCGTCTCGCCGAAGTTGCCGCCGAACTCCTGGACGTCCTCGCCGAAGAGGATGACGTCTTCGTCCCGTTCCATCTCCTCGCTGATCGCCTCCGCGATCGCCTCGATGTATGTTATCTCTCTCGTCATCGGTTACTCCTCCTGTCCGTACAGCGGCAGCCGGTACACGTTCTTGTAGGCGTCCTCGGGTTTCGGGTCGTCGCTGTTCTTGGCGAAGTCGACGGATTCTTCGACCTCTTCGCGGATCGTTTCGAGTCTGTCTTCGATCTCCTGTTCGGTGACGACGCCGCTCTCGAGCAGCCGTTCTCGGTGGTTCTTCACCGGGTCCTTCTCCTCTTTCGCGACTTCGAGTTCCTCCGGGTCCCTGTACGACTCTTTGTCACCCTCGAAGTGCGGGCCGAGTCGCACCACGTTGCACTCGATGACCGACGGTCCGTCCCCGTTTCGCGCCCGCTCTATCGCCCCGGAGACCGACTCGTAGACCGCCTCCACGTCGCTGCCGTCGATGCTCTCGTTGTGCATCTTGTGCGGGATGCCGTAGTCGGAGAGGTGATCCGGTGCGAGGTCCGAAGAGGGCGTGGAGATGGCCCACTGGTTGTTCTCGATGACGAACACGACCGGTAGGTTCCAGTACGCTGCGAACACCAACGCCGTGTGGAACGAACCCCGACTCGTCCCGCCGTCGCCGATGGTCGTCACGGCGACGTTGTCCGTTCCTTTCACGTCCTCGGCAAGGGCGAGTCCGACCGCCGGGTTCTGGCCGGAACCGATGGTGGCCGCGTGGCCGTACAGCTTCCGTTCGACGTTGGAGACGTGCATCTGCCCGCCGTATCCCTTGTTCGACCCGGTCGATTTCCCGTACAGTTCGGCCATGATTTCACCGAGGGGGACGCCCTTCGCGACGTACTGACCGACGAGTCTGGCGCCGCCGACGGCCAACCAGTCGTCGTCCCCCATCGCCAACCCCATGCCGGCGTGGTTCCCCTCGTGTCCGCGGTCCAAGTGGACGAATCCCGGAAGGTCGCCCGCTTGGAAGCGCGATTTGATCTCGTCTTCGAACTCCTGAATCCGGAGCATCTCCCAGAGGAGTTCCTTCGAGGTATCTTCGTCAACTGTCATTATCTACCACGCACGAATCTCCACCGTGACTAACTATAAAACTATCCCAGCGAACGACTCCATAACCGGGTTGTACCCTTCGGTGAAGCAAGCGTCTGCGCTTGACACCGAAAAGAGGAGAACGTTTATCACGATAGATTGTCACATGGTGGTATGGATCTCGTTAGCAATAGTGCCATCGTGACGGGGGGTGCGCGAGGTATCGGCCGCGGCGTCGCCGAGGCGTTCGCGGAGCACGGCGCGTCGGTCGTCCTCGCCGATATCGACGAGGAGGCGGCCGAAGAGACCGCGGCGGAGATAACCGAGTCGTTCGAGGGCGAAGCGGTCGCCGTCCAGTGCGACGTGACGGACGCCGACAGCGTCGAGGCGACGGTCGACGCGACCGTCGAACGATTCGGGGACGTCGGAATCTTGGTGAACAACGCGGGTGCGGCGGAACTCGCGCGCACCTGGGAGATGTCCGAATCCGAGTGGCGGCGGACGATAGACGTCTGTCTCAACGGCCCGTTCCTCTGTACGAAGGCGGCGCTCGGCCACATGCTGGAAGGAGATGACCACGGAGACGGCAGGGGCGCAATCGTCAACGTCAGTTCCCTCAACTACCTCGCCGCGACCGACGGACTCCCTCACTACTCCGCGGCGAAGGCGGGCCTCAGCCAGTTCACCAAGGTGGTCGCCGCCGAGGCCGGCCGGCACGGAATCCGCGTCAACGCCGTCGCCCCCGGATCCACGCGGACGCCGATGACCGAGGGGAACGGACTGCTGGAGGGGCGGATGGGCGAGGAGTTCGTGGAACGGACCCCGCTGGGTCGCATCGGCGAACCCGAGGACGTGGCGAAGGTGGTCACGTTCCTCGCGTCGGACCAGGCGCAGTGGGTCACCGGCGAGACGATCTGCGTCGACGGCGGCCAGCACATCCGGGGGCTTCACAGCTACTGGGATACGCTGGAAGAGATGGGTCTCTTCGAGGAGTGAGGTCGGAACGCGGCCCCACGCACGCAAGGCTTTTCTGAAGTGCGAGTGACTCACAGTCGCATGGAGACAGAGCTGTTAGTCGTCGGTGGCGGTCCCGCGGGGTACACCGCCGCCATACGCGGGGCACAGCGCGGGCTCGACGTCGCCCTCGTCGAGGACGGACTGATCGGCGGGACCTGCCTCAATCACGGCTGCATCCCGTCGAAGGCGCTTCTCTCGGGGACCGGGACCGTCCACGAGATGGAGACGGCCTCGGAGATGGGCATCTACGTCGAGCCCTACGTCGACCTCGGCGAGATGGTGGCGTGGAAGGACGGGGTCGTCGACCGACTCACGGACGGCGTCGCCGCGCTGTGCCGGCAGAACGGCGTCGAACTCGTCGACGGGTTCGCTCGCTTCGTCGACGAGCGCACGGTCGCCGTCGACGACGGGCGGGAGATCGAGTTCGAGAACGCGGTTCTCGCGACCGGGAGCCGACCGATCACGCTTCCGGGGTTCGGATTCGACGCCGACCCCATTTGGGACTCCCGGCGAGCGCTCGCCGCCGAACGGGCGCCGCCGCGACTGCTCGTCGTGGGTGCGGGCTACATCGGCATGGAGCTCTCGACGATATTCGCGAGACTGGGTTCGGACGTGACGGTCGTCGAGATGCTCGAGGAACCGCTTCCCCAGTATGAGTCGGACCTCACCGACCCGGTGCTCGAATCGGTGGCCGAACTCGGGGTAGACATCAACTTCGGGGAGGCGGCCACGAACTGGCACGAGGACGGTCGCGACGTCGTTGTGACGACGGAGACGGAGGACGGAGAAGAGTCGACGTACTCCGTCGAC
This genomic stretch from Halogeometricum sp. S1BR25-6 harbors:
- a CDS encoding 2,3-butanediol dehydrogenase, with protein sequence MQVAKLYGTEDIRVIREDEPRLEPGTVRVDISYTGVCGSDVHEYKIGPVPIRAEDSNHEIPESEWDEYLPKPMGHEIAGVVSEVGEGVDGVSVGDEVALNVLLSCGECRYCEVGKPQLCTAFDGTAVGSPGFADNMVVPAAATVPVPDGVSIRHAALAEPLSVSVHAVRRSRMRVGDTVAVFGAGPIGLGIVDAAQSAGADRILVSEPRDARRDIASELGADVVVDPREEDPTARFKAETEGGVDVGFEAAGISETLTQTLRSTKYDGTAVVVSVFEDDAQFHPNDIMQAERTVVGSFGYTDEFPITLRMMADGRLNPEAFVTGTVELEDVDSAFRQLVDPDSEHVKILVEP
- a CDS encoding alpha-ketoacid dehydrogenase subunit beta codes for the protein MTREITYIEAIAEAISEEMERDEDVILFGEDVQEFGGNFGETAGLWETHGRDRVRNTPLSEIGIAGMALGAAVGGIRPVAELQFADFAATAGDEMFNQIPKQPYVSGGDLKAPLTIFAPSGAGVGAGAQHSQSVHSWIGNVPGWVVVTATTPYDAKGLFKSAIRDDNPVFFLPHKMLTEAKGEVPEEEYTLPLGEAAVEQEGDDVTVVATQLMFHRAREAAADLDVSVELVSPRTFAPLDTDTIAESVEKTGRLVVVDETVERYGTQGHIANEIVENNFFSLDAPPKTIGVKDVPIPVSPVLEQEVLPSADRIKAGIESVF
- a CDS encoding thiamine pyrophosphate-dependent dehydrogenase E1 component subunit alpha, translated to MTVDEDTSKELLWEMLRIQEFEDEIKSRFQAGDLPGFVHLDRGHEGNHAGMGLAMGDDDWLAVGGARLVGQYVAKGVPLGEIMAELYGKSTGSNKGYGGQMHVSNVERKLYGHAATIGSGQNPAVGLALAEDVKGTDNVAVTTIGDGGTSRGSFHTALVFAAYWNLPVVFVIENNQWAISTPSSDLAPDHLSDYGIPHKMHNESIDGSDVEAVYESVSGAIERARNGDGPSVIECNVVRLGPHFEGDKESYRDPEELEVAKEEKDPVKNHRERLLESGVVTEQEIEDRLETIREEVEESVDFAKNSDDPKPEDAYKNVYRLPLYGQEE
- a CDS encoding SDR family NAD(P)-dependent oxidoreductase, which gives rise to MDLVSNSAIVTGGARGIGRGVAEAFAEHGASVVLADIDEEAAEETAAEITESFEGEAVAVQCDVTDADSVEATVDATVERFGDVGILVNNAGAAELARTWEMSESEWRRTIDVCLNGPFLCTKAALGHMLEGDDHGDGRGAIVNVSSLNYLAATDGLPHYSAAKAGLSQFTKVVAAEAGRHGIRVNAVAPGSTRTPMTEGNGLLEGRMGEEFVERTPLGRIGEPEDVAKVVTFLASDQAQWVTGETICVDGGQHIRGLHSYWDTLEEMGLFEE
- the lpdA gene encoding dihydrolipoyl dehydrogenase, yielding METELLVVGGGPAGYTAAIRGAQRGLDVALVEDGLIGGTCLNHGCIPSKALLSGTGTVHEMETASEMGIYVEPYVDLGEMVAWKDGVVDRLTDGVAALCRQNGVELVDGFARFVDERTVAVDDGREIEFENAVLATGSRPITLPGFGFDADPIWDSRRALAAERAPPRLLVVGAGYIGMELSTIFARLGSDVTVVEMLEEPLPQYESDLTDPVLESVAELGVDINFGEAATNWHEDGRDVVVTTETEDGEESTYSVDEVLVAVGREPVTAGLNLGAAAVETDDRGFVETDEHGRTTAENVFAVGDVAGEPMLAHAGMHEGIVAAETVAGEDPPEARAVPAVVFTAPEIATVGLNPDEARAEGIDPLVGEFPFSASGRAMTTREATGFVRLVAAGDGRVVGGQIVGPEASELIAEIGLAVQEGVTLEAVAETIHTHPTLSEATMEAAEHALGRAIHTANR